A window of Callospermophilus lateralis isolate mCalLat2 chromosome 17, mCalLat2.hap1, whole genome shotgun sequence contains these coding sequences:
- the Esco1 gene encoding N-acetyltransferase ESCO1 isoform X2, with protein MMSIQEKSKENSSKVIKESEDKHLKIEIQGSQNNLAKQSGSKETIKSLVKSPKESKLNQPELGTRMSTRSAKAASSDNKSMLTVKGQSQESTKKKLCQKKIAHETPKANEQLNRRSQRLQQLTECSTRSLRSREIHGRVQAVKQSLPPTRKEHCNNIQSKSNKFKTSQKHVKRKVMEIKSDCKEDANSVVDEVINSPKGKKRKVEHQTTCSSQYIQGSEKCLQKSTRKEEIKPVPVTSETKRSKVAASVVCKKSEMKSVHTQVNTSTKSQKSQQPSVPEQSVDNELEQAGKSKRGSILQLCEEIAGEIESDTVEVKKESSQVESIKEEKPIEVKLEETDIERQILHQKETNQDVQCNRFFPSRKTKPVKCILNGINSATKKNSNWTKIKLSKFNSVQQNKLNSQTPKLGLLQTSFSPPVLEMHHVVTQSAFLGTKPHDKNVTCGQEKMKEIKSEEVKINDITGEINKTTKRAIENCQLDNPIKSPDPLLDNQMKHSFETIPDKNFSLSVESKLESSPVENTTAVSTLLSQAKIDGGENKFPGSAPKQHSILNNQTSKNSDNREIPPNHSWHKCNSHLEITIPKDLKLKETEKADEKQLVIDAGQKRFGAMSCNVCGMLYTASNPEDETQHLLFHNQFISAVKYVGWKKERILAEYPDGRIIMVLPEDPKYALKKDRTQGLTRARQALYH; from the exons ATGATGTCCATTCAGgagaaatcaaaagaaaattCCTCCAAAGTTATTAAAGAAAGTGAAGACaagcatttaaaaatagaaattcaaGGTTCTCAAAACAATCTAGCAAAACAGTCAGGTTCAAAGGAAACTATAAAGTCACTGGTTAAATCTCCAAAAGAAAGTAAGCTAAATCAGCCTGAATTGGGAACCCGCATGAGTACAAGGTCAGCAAAGGCAGCCTCCTCTGATAATAAAAGTATGTTAACTGTGAAGGGGCAGTCACAagaatctacaaaaaaaaaattatgtcagaAAAAAATAGCACATGAAACCCCTAAAGCAAATGAGCAGCTTAACCGGAGATCACAAAGACTACAACAGTTAACTGAGTGTTCAACAAGGTCTTTGCGTAGTAGAGAGATTCATGGTCGAGTTCAAGCAGTTAAACAGAGTTTGCCACCAACAAGAAAAGAGCACTGTAACAATATTCAAAGTAAATCTAATAAATTTAAAACAAGTCAAAAGCATGTGAAAAGAAAAGTAATGGAAATAAAGTCTGATTGTAAGGAGGATGCAAATTCAGTGGTTGATGAGGTAATAAATTCCCCTAAAGGAAAAAAACGCAAAGTAGAGCATCAGACTACTTGTAGTTCTCAGTACATACAAGGATCTGAAAAGTGTCTTCAGAAGtctactagaaaagaagaaataaaacctgTGCCTGTAACTTCTGAGACAAAAAGATCAAAAGTGGCTGCTTCAGTGGTATGTAAAAAGAGTGAAATGAAGTCAGTTCATACACAAGTGAATACTAGCACAAAATCCCAAAAAAGTCAACAGCCATCAGTGCCTGAACAAAGTGTAGATAATGAGTTGGAGCAAGCAGGAAAGAGCAAACGAGGTAGCATTCTCCAGCTCTGTGAAGAAATTGCTGGTGAAATTGAATCAGATACTGTAGAGGTAAAAAAGGAATCTTCACAAGTGGAAAGCATAAAGGAGGAGAAACCTATAGAAGTAAAATTGGAAGAGACTGATATTGAAAGACAAatacttcatcaaaaggaaacaaatcaggaTGTGCAGTGTAATCGTTtctttcctagtagaaaaacaaagCCTGTGAAATGTATACTAAATGGAATTAACAGCGCAACTAAGAAGAACTCCAACTGGACTAAAATTAAACTCTCAAAATTTAACTCTGTGCAGCAAAATAAATTGAACTCTCAAACCCCTAAATTGGGTTTATTACAAACCAGCTTTTCACCACCAGTTTTAGAAATGCATCATGTAGTGACTCAAAGTGCATTTTTAGGGACAAAGCCACATGATAAAAATGTAACTTGTGGAcaggaaaaaatgaaagaaattaaatctgAAGAAGTTAAAATTAACGATATTACAGGTGAAattaataaaacaacaaaaagggCTATTGAAAATTGTCAGTTGGATAATCCGATAAAATCTCCTGACCCACTATTGGATAATCAGATGAAACATTCTTTTGAGACAATACCAGATAAG aatttCAGCTTAAGTGTGGAATCCAAACTGGAAAGCAGTCCAGTAGAAAACACCACTGCTGTTTCAACTCTGCTCAGTCAAGCAAAAATTGATGGAGGAGAGAATAAATTTCCAG GCTCAGCTCCCAAACAACACAGTATACTCAATAATCAAACATCTAAGAACAGTGATAACAG ggagataCCACCAAATCATTCTTGGCATAAGTGTAATTCCCATTTGGAGATAACAATTCCAAAGGACTTGAAattgaaagaaacagaaaaagctgaTGAAAAACAGTTGGTTATA GATGCAGGACAAAAAAGATTTGGAGCAATGTCCTGTAATGTTTGTGGAATGCTTTACACAGCTTCAAATCCAGAAGATGAAACTCAGCATCTGCTTTTCCACAACCAATTTATAAGTGCTGTAAAATATGTG